The Tachysurus vachellii isolate PV-2020 chromosome 21, HZAU_Pvac_v1, whole genome shotgun sequence region aGCTTTGGGGTCTTTTCACCAgaattattttgcttttatatGATTCTTTGTAATTGCCAccaaattgttaaataaatacattttcttgcATTCAGACTCCATGAGCTTTTCAAACCTTTACACTCAACTAGACAAAATCATAGctcgatttttttttgtacatagaTCACAGACATTTCTCATGCCTGAGAAGTGTTTTACATTGtagaacatttatatttataagaaATAAGGTTGTAGTATTAACCAATAGACCCTGGATTAGTCGAACTGTCTCCGCCTAGCTCAGGGTGATTGGCTAGAgttgtgtctatatgtgtgtgtgtgtgtgtgtgtgtgtatgtgcacgtgCACACAACTGTGTTTAATAGTAATGTGCAGCGGTGTAAACTCTCAGACAATCCTGTATCACTCTTCAGCTCCACCACCTGTTCCCATCAGCAAACATGGCTAACTTTGTGTCGGTGAGTTTAAACTCTTGTAAAACAAAGCTTTGCTCTGCCAGGGATGAAAACTACTGTTGGATATACGTAAATGGTTCACGCTGCACAGAACAGCTTTCTTTGTCTCTGTAGATGTGAGTGGGTGAGAAAGTGGCAGGCTGTTAAGTCCGggctttggtgtgtgtttggtttatgAGTTATGTGTGTTAGTAGGACAGCCGAACACATCAATTGTTATTGACGTTATATATGAATAATGCTGTCAAGGAAGTAAGCGCTTTGACAAAACACAATTCATTTGTCATGTTCTTTAAGCATTCTCACAAATCTGTGGGTTTTCTGTAGGTGTTGGAAATATTTTGTTGCATCAGTAATGTAATAAATCATGACACTATAGAAGTTCCTCTGTTCACGTTACTGTATTTCAAGCCATATTGTCACACTATctagagagagatttttttaaatctacaggAGTCTGAGCACAGAGCTGTTACAGGAGGTGATGgtgattttaaactttatttccaaaattgttcaggaataaGTGGTGAACCGATGGGATTTTTAGGGTTTTTTGTGATTAGGATCAACTgagaggattttattttttgttatccGACACGACCGCATATCTCTATTATACGAAGCATCCTGTTGCACCTGGAAATTTGTGACTTTTTATATAAAACCCAATCACTGTAAACTATTCAGACATATTGTAGCTAGAGTGTTGTCTTTTTCTAATTGTACAAATGTAGTACACAGACTACAGCTTTGATTGCACCtgttaagtttatttatttatttttttataaatattagacGTACCCTATGGAACATTTTACGTTGcatgtattttatgtaataaaatggCATAAGCATCACATTTAACAGCAAATCTAGCTTTGTTCCCCAGCAGGTCATCACACACAGTTCACGGTTGTTTACgcaggaggattttttttatgacgCACATGTTGAACCCGACTGTAATGACTCACACAATAATAATCAGCGATTTCAGTGTCGCCGTCACTCCACACATATGATTCATTAGTGCTGATCATCACAACCAGGaccgcacacacactcctacacttTTCCCCCTTCTCTTCCTCAGCTTCAAACATACAACCAACGAAAAATTTCCTTTCAGCAAAGAATTCATGTTGTTGCAGTTAATCCTGCTGTGTATGTAttaatgcatgtgtatgtgtacgttcTGCTGTACTCCAATTTTTCACTGTTATCTGATTATATGATTTGTCTTTgagttatttttatgtttttttttttctccaagatGGCAACCCGTCACATTTGTAATAAGACATCCAGGCAAGTTGGGATGAACAGGGAATTTCTGGGGACTTGTCCAAAGAACACCCCAGTGAGCATGTCAAAATGTAGGACTCCTCAGTCTGCTAACAAGTCGACACCTAAGCCCAACTTCCATGACAAAACGCCAAGCAGAACACCGGTGTAAGTTACTTCACATactggtttcttcttcttctaccgtCTGCTCCGTGTTCGGGGTCGCCACATTTGGCACAGGCTTTACGCCCGGTGCCGTTCCTGACACAACCATCCCTTTTTATCCAGGCTTAGGACCAGGATCGATCCCTGCCCAGTAATCAAACCACTTCACATGCTggtttatttgaataaaataaaattcatatcTCCACTGAACATCCCCTTATTGCCATGGGAGCAGAAGTGACTATGCTTTCTGAATGGGAGGGGCATACgctctctcccctgtcaatcacagcgacactagccaatcacgagtatctgtgagctcatgcagGCAAAAGAGGACAGATACACACTTTGTTTTAAGTGTTCTAGCATGAGCAATAGGCTTCACATGCTTTAGAGGAAGCAAGTGGTAACCTTCACTTCCTCCCTTCACTTTTTGGCAAATGATAGGGGAGAACTGGCTGCTGGGTGGGAAATGGCAGTTTACCAATTTGGGGAAAATCccaaaagatatttttattaatgtaattcatattaagatttttattttaatattaatataacatttggAGATGAAGATACAAAGACGAAAATGTATTTGAATATcatatatgatattatatatatatatttattattaacatggtAACATACACTATTTCACTGTTTTGTTGACAATTGAGGTAGAAGGAACGTTCAGGAAACCGAAAACACTAAATTTCTGCATGGTATAAATCATCCTGTAGGGCGTACAAACTTATGCATTCATCTATAGGTGCATTCTCCATACTGCCAGCTTCAGTCAAATatgtaaaacacaaaatgtatgATAAGTGCCTTAGGGAGCAGATTAATAATTTGATTTCTAATTTCTAATCTGCAGGGCTCGACCATCTGAAGCTTCCAGCTCCTCAAAGTCAGGCAGTGGGAAAAAATCTGCTTTCTCACGTCTTAAGAAACTTCTGATGCTCGACGACAGCCAGAAGAGTAAGAAAGGCGGCCTGAAAGACTTCCTCACGTCTCTTTAAGAACCGTGTGGGCCACAGAACCCAGAGACCCCACACCACCATGGTCTAGCCTGATTTCATTTAGAACAACAGGCTTAAGAGGGAAAAGGAGCTGATGTTTGGCTGTACTCACTTTAGTTCACACTATAGCGACACCTGCTGGATGACTCAGTGATGCCTGCTTTACAAAAGTGAAGTTCTTGTATCTTCCCTGTCTTCCATCACAGTCCCTGTCCTGATGGACGAGGACTAGAAGAGACCCGGCTGCCTTTTTATCAGTACAGTTTTTCCCCAGGCTGTAAATGCTTCatctacaataaataaatgttattcattCCTGTCACTGTTGTgatgacaggtgtgtgtttcccccatttttttgttttgtatatttcgTCTCAGAGAATTGAAAGATTAATCAGAAAGAGAAAGGGCGGATtgtcatggtttttttttattttatatatattatatgagagagagacattttgGAGTTTACACAATTCTCTTAAGTAGATCACTTTTTGTATCTTCTATTCTTTTGTAACAACACTGTTTTTGTATACTTGAGGTTCACATACTGGTCagttgtaatgtagtgtttaaggGCTGTTAGTGGTTTCACACTAAAGGTTTACAATTGTTGGACTGACCAAATATGTGTTACTGTAGCCACTTTAAGATTCAATGACAAATGAATGCAACGTGTATGCAGACTTCACTTATTTTCAATAAATCACCTGTTAAACaattctcttctcctctcttctatCCTAATAATGTTATATTCCATACAAtttgagagatagatagatagatagatagatatatagatagatagatagatagatagatagatagatagatagatagatagatatgtaaaATCTACGTTAaataactgttttatttattctattatatcCTGGTAAtgctatattttattcatgGGGAAAATATCCTAGTAACATAAACCtattcttttcattcattcattcattcatcttctaccgcttatccgaactacctcgggtcacggggagcctgtgcctatctcaggcgtcattgggcatcaaggcaggatacaccctggacggagtgccaacccatcacagggcacacacacacacactctctcacacgcacttgggacaattttccagagatgccaatcaacctaccatgcatgtctttggaccgggggaggaaaccggagtacccggaggaaacccccgaggcacggggagaacatgcaaactccacacacacaaggtggaggcgggaatcgaacccccaaccctggaggtgtgaggcgaacgtgctaaacactaagccaccgtgcccccctattcttttccattttgatattttatactgttggtggggtgtgtgggtgggtggtggtggtggtgatggggggggggggggttggttCCATTCtaataaatttatattatttctcttCCAATAcaattatactttatattataattctcattctatattattttatccAAATAAAATTCTATTGTACACTATTGTGTACTAAAAATACATAGTcaattaactctctctctctctctcgctctctatatatatatatatatatatagagagagagagagagagagagagagagagagagagagagagagagagagagaattgactATGTATTTTTAGTACACAATAGTGTACAATAGAATTTTATTTggataaaataatatagaatgagaattataatataaagtataattgtatatatagaCTGCACAGTCTTATTGTACTCTTATTGTGCTTGGACTTTTATTGTGACAAACAGGTCACCCGGAAGTCGATGAGCAGCCGTTCCGTTACAGTTGCCCTGCTTCTGCTAACATAATGTGACTCTTATGAAGTATTTTGTAACGAGTCgtatatttaaagcatttttgtaGTGCTACACCGTGTGTAGTGCACAAATATAATCGTCATGTCAGATAGAAAGCGACGGAAAGAAGAGCGAGAAGAAAGACGAAGCACAAAGAGGCTGAAAAACTCAGAAGACGATGAAGAGAAATACAACAAACACTCTGCAAAACTCAGTGAAGACGTGCAGAAACTTAAACATGTGGAGATTTTGTAAGTCCAGTGcacttacatactgtataaaggtgatagatagatagatagatagatagatagatagagggacggatagatagatagatgatagatagatagatagatagatagatagatagatagatagatagaggggcggatagatagagggatagatagatagatagatagatagatagatagatagatagatagatagagggacggatagatagatagatgatagatagatagatagatagaggggcggatagatagagggatagatagatagatagatagatagatagatagatagatagatagatagaggggcggatagatagagggatagatagatagatagatagatagatagatagatagatagatagaggggcggatagatagagggatagatagatagatagatagatagatagatagatagagggacagacagacagacagatagatagatagatagatagatagatagatagatagaggggcggatagatagagggatagatagatagatagatagatagatagatagatagatagatagagggacggatagatagatagatgatagatagatagatagatagatagaggggcggatagatagatagatagatagagggacagacagacagatagatagatagatagatagatagatagatagatagatagatagagggatgggtaaataaatagacagacagatagatagttagatagatagatagacagagggacagatagatagatagatagatagatagatagatagatagatagatagatagagggacagacagacagatatatagacagatagatagatagacagagggacagacagacagatagatagatagatagatagatagatagattacatACATCtgcaaaacattaatataatctGTTTTAAGTTAGTGTGCAGGTTTAAACAGCCATATTGTTTATTACCTGAAAaactttgtttatgtatttgtttttaagcaaAGTAATGTAAAGGTCTCGTATTTCTTACTTTCCAGCTATGAGAAACCTCCCCCAGGACTTATAAAGGTTTgcagaaattaaaattaattttatttttataattttttttttaataattattgtacACTTAACATCATTAATTGCATTAATGATGTTAAGTGTACAATAATATGTGTTTAAGGTAACATGACTGTAAATAATTTGGGAAGTGAAGGTTTTGTATCTTCTATTTAGGAGGAAGAAGTGAAACCAGAGGACTGTATTCCTGATGCCCCTGGGAATGAGAACGCTAGGGACTTTCTGGCTCATGCACCCACTAGAGGCTTGTGGATGCCACTGGGCAGGGAGGTGAAAGTCATGCAATGTGAGTGATCTCTCCTCCTGTGTCTAATAAAGTTTGCTAATCCATATACCCAATGAACAGGAATGTGCAATTTGGGTAACCAGGAGCGTGTTGTTAAGTAACACCCCAGAACGAGAGAGTTTAATGAGTGCAGACGCTAAATAACAAAGTCACTGTTCCAGTGGAAGTAGCGCTGTGCTGCGGTTTGTGTAGAAATGAAAAGATACATGTGGCAGGTTTTCATTTCTGAAGGATTTAAATGTCAAAGATGTTTCTGAGATCCATGTTTCATGATAAATAGGTTAGTGTGACAGTTAAatatttcaacaaaaatatttaggATTATGAATATCTAAAACTGCATTATAATTTCTAGATTTAACACTAAAAAACATTGCTAACAAAAATTGCTAAATCCTTTTTTGCTAAAAATTTTTTAGaattaataacttttttttaataataattaaaggatGTCACAATATCTCAGTAAATTATTCTGAAGGAATTGACACAGCCATAACTGAGATTAATACTAATTAGGacttttttgtccttttctgACCCCTTCAGGCCAGTTAATGTCACTTTTGTCTTGTAGCTTTGTCCAGGTTTTTTCATTCCTATAACATTAAGGATGTCATAGATGTCTGAATTGCTCTCTTAATTATCATATAACATATACTCATATTGTGAACCAGACAGAAGCATGCATTAGAGATTCACCCAGAATCCAGCTAGAGGTGTCCTGTGTATATTTCAGGCTGGAGATGCAAGCGTTACGGCCACAGGACCGGGGACAAAGAATGTCCCTTCTTCATCAAAGGCAATCAGAAGCTGGAGCAGTTCAGAGTGGTGAGTTTATCAGAGGCATGACTTATCACTAGACGGTCTTCTAATTACATATCATACCAATCAGCAGCTAATGCTGAAGGATGTGTTTAGGAGCAGAGGTCtgagttaatgttaatgatgctATTGCAAGAAAACACGATCTCTGATAGGTCCACATTTGAGCTCGCTAATTCTTTTAACCTGGTTTGACttatatatttgaaaaaaaatcttggcaGATTATTTCGATAAAATAACTTTGAAACACAACCCAGTTGTTTTATATAGCACATATTATATAACTGTACAAATAAATCGATCATTTGCTTGCAGGCACACGAAGACCCGATGTATGACATCATAAGGGAAAACAAGCGCAACGAGAAGGAGACGAGGTACATTTTCCTGCACTGGCCACAAATTTGAGTACTTGAGAGCTATTGAGTACTTAAGCTATGTGTCTTCATCTAGACCTACAGTTGTAATGTGACACTCAGATGCATCACATAACAGAGATTTTATTCTCCTGAAGGTATTTCAACCTGTAATAATGTTTATGAGGAAGAAATGAAATTAGATGCcagttaatataatattaaattatttatcagaAAAAGGAATCATTCCTGAGCAATAGATTTTAATGATACTGACCACATTGCTCATCAGGAAATGTGCAAAATGAGGAAAGACACGAACCCCATTTTTTCTGAATTGCGGTTAAATGAATCACAGAGTGAGACGGATAAATGTGGAGGCTAAATTTGATTGAGGTCTGTGCTTTGACTGCCTAGCATTGTTGTCCTGCCGGAAGCTGGATTTCCGCTCCAGTCTTATATCTTTTTCAGACTGGAGCagattttcttctgtgtttgaCCTACATTGAGCCCCACCAAGCTTGACATCAACCCCTGGCTCGTGTCCCAGTCCTTGGTGAGAAAAAGCAGCTcaatgctcccaccaccatgcttcactgtggggaTGTTGTTCACACGGTGATGAGCAGTTTGGGGTTTTTGCCAAATGTACAGCCATGTGAAAAGTTCCTTCCCCCCCCAAGACATTAtttgactgtttattttttcttcttcacactACTTTTCCATAAAGCTTTGTGGCGTATATGTCCTATGGTTGTTTTTTGAAGAACTTCTCTAACaaactctgtgtctctctgggagcaggtttatttataaatacaatCCCATGGTACTTTAATTTCAGAGGAAACTAGGTTGTCACtgactgagagaaaaaaacagagctgaTTAAAGCAGCACTACATGCAAATGAGTCCTACATGTCCTTATTTCATGTCTTTTCGGTTTCAACACATAAAACAGTGCAAACGGCTCACTGGCTGCTTGTtagtcttttgtgttttgtcagtCTGGAGTGACTAGTGGCATCATTGACATTTAACTTTAGAAGGTCACGCAATGTAATTACGATTGTGATACGTTTTTTACCACCGCGTCCAGAGAATAAATCATGCGGTGTAACGCCCAGCTTAAGCGTGACAGAAGTATAAAAGGGATTCGGTGAGTTGTGTACACTTAAATGTCCCTAAGTGGGAAatgtgtctttgtctctgtaaCTAGTGACCAGTAAACAATGTAACCATACAAACATTAAATTACACATGAAATCATGCACACaatccagacacacacaagaaaaacacagagagagagagagagagatagagagagagagaataattacAGTTATCTCTGTCCCTGTCACTCAATCCTGATTTCCTAACAGTACATCACACAAATCTCTTACATATCACATACATCACATGCCACAGATAAATGATTGACAGGTCCTGTTTGTCTCATTACACAGTGCCATAACTTCTTAAATCCAACTCATAAAAAACTCATAAAACCCTCATTTATTTCTTGCAAATCTGGCTGAGGTTGGCCCAAATTAATCTTTTAAACCATTTAGCTGACACTGAGCAAGTCTTATTTTGTAACCGATGGAAAATCCGTATTGTGTGAGAAGGATCAGCTCTTATTTTCTGACCGATGGGAAGTTCTGAAATtgtgtatgagaatgtgagAAGGATcaccataaaaaagaaaatgcatgtGTTTAGTGAGAAGCGCTCTATTAATTGGAATAGCCATCATTTATTATGGTTCATACTTTATTGTCGTACTGTGCAGAGATTAATCAGGCgtttttattacagaaactAGCAATGGGGTAAAAAGAAGTTTCCAAGACATTTTCACAATACATGTAAgcatgagagagggagagagcgagagagagagagcgagagagagagaaagtgagagtgagaaagggagagagagggagggagggagagagaaagcaggagagaaaaatggagagagagggagggagaaagcaagagagagagagaaagcaagagagagggagggagaaagcgacaaaaagagagagagagaatgagtagCAATGAGACGGTTGCACTTAAAAATACTGAGAAAaaccttttttacattttgactgacttttacatttatatcatctACTAAGATACATTTTCGACACCgaaatgaagaaaaaggagACAAACCATCCAGTTCAGAAATGTCTATCTCTCAGTGGCACTGAACAGCAACGTGGTCAGAACTTGTGTTAATATAATGGTTAAGACCCTGGGTTGTTGATAGGAGGATTaaggtttaagccccagcactgccaagctgcctctgttgggcccttgagcaaggcccttaaccctcactgctccagggggcGCTGTATTAGGCCGAaattgggatatgcgaagaatgTGCTGTAacgtagatgtgacaaaataagtTTTTTCTTCAGTATGAAGGCCGTGACAGAACCTGGCAGAGTTTAAATGTTTCGGTTCTGCAGTGTTTCTATCAGTGTAAATATCACCATGTACATGATGACGAGTGCTTTGCGATGTCACAATATgtcctgtttttgtgtttgtttgtatttgttttattcctccaTCAATGGCACAAGAATGCATTTCCCAGTGTGTACAGCCCAAAAACATgacaattccattttatttttaatataaatgagcCTTATTATTCTTATCACTTATGTAATTGTTCAGCTCACTGTAATTATCATTATGTACGCAATGGTTCCTGTTTCCACGGGAGCAATTAAACAGTTCGTAAAAAGCGCAGATAAGTTGTGAACAGGAATATCGTGACTGGGTGGAAAGGTTCTTTTGATGCTTTATCATGCGACGTAGGATTGTCATTGTGTGCAtatcaaatcaatcaaaaagGATCCGGGGATAAAACAAACGATTGAGGCCTGTCCTGATGTAAACGTACatgacagcatgtgtgtgtgttttcaaataATCCTATTCACAGCTATTATGTAACTGCATAGTAATTATCATGATGTATGTGAtgacattgtttttttgtttttttttacaaagggaGTAATTACACTCTGCTGGGGGAGAAACCAAGTGTACACCATGGTGTCAGTTAGCGTCTAAATACTGGTACATAGAACTTTCTGAAGAATAAAGAAGAATTACTTTGCTGTCTTTCAGGATTGGCAGTTGGTTGTAGTAACTTTTTTTGAGAGTTGAgatcagaaaaaaattatatatatatatatatatatataatcattcagAATTTTTGTGGTCAGAGCAGCATGAAACTTTATTCTTTCCTCTGTCTTGTTGAAATGTTTCAGTTCAGCAAGAAAAAGGTTTGGCTCGTTTTATTGAAGGTTTGCAGCCGCGTGTCAGAAAACAAAGCATGGATTATTAAAAGCCAGAATTGAAAAACAGTTTCAGCTTGGGGACTGATGCAAGAGTCTGAgcagcaggagaaaaaaaatcaatagagaaaagagacaggGGGTCGCCGCTGTGCGGTTCCTAGGGATACAGGCGTCTAGGAGATAATGTGGAAATTCTCAGAAAAAGCCTGAGAAGAAGTGAATTGACTTTCAGTACTGGCTGGAAAAGTTATAATGCCATGCAGTGTAGGAGAGCTACTATAAACCAGGACAGATTTAGTTAGTTCACAGAAATGTTTGTGCACGACCCGGTATACCGAGCCTCAAAGTGTGATGTATGTaaggtggtttt contains the following coding sequences:
- the c21h18orf21 gene encoding UPF0711 protein C18orf21 homolog isoform X2; amino-acid sequence: MNGPALPDTTLCPFCFQWRRPGEYRVRLQPKPRPSVRIKRLLRREKSHKRLSSQEIKLLQRFRRASSILMATRHICNKTSRQVGMNREFLGTCPKNTPVSMSKCRTPQSANKSTPKPNFHDKTPSRTPVARPSEASSSSKSGSGKKSAFSRLKKLLMLDDSQKSKKGGLKDFLTSL
- the rp9 gene encoding retinitis pigmentosa 9 protein produces the protein MSDRKRRKEEREERRSTKRLKNSEDDEEKYNKHSAKLSEDVQKLKHVEIFYEKPPPGLIKEEEVKPEDCIPDAPGNENARDFLAHAPTRGLWMPLGREVKVMQCWRCKRYGHRTGDKECPFFIKGNQKLEQFRVAHEDPMYDIIRENKRNEKETRIEQLRKLLQDTTSDSDSSSPSDSSTSRHGRKNKKKKKEKKKKKKKKKQKKNKKHKSKSSSDSSD
- the c21h18orf21 gene encoding UPF0711 protein C18orf21 homolog isoform X1, which encodes MEKVVLSKAQVFLSKASFFYKDICPEQARFLMQKQQMNGPALPDTTLCPFCFQWRRPGEYRVRLQPKPRPSVRIKRLLRREKSHKRLSSQEIKLLQRFRRASSILMATRHICNKTSRQVGMNREFLGTCPKNTPVSMSKCRTPQSANKSTPKPNFHDKTPSRTPVARPSEASSSSKSGSGKKSAFSRLKKLLMLDDSQKSKKGGLKDFLTSL